Proteins encoded within one genomic window of Coleofasciculus sp. FACHB-T130:
- a CDS encoding amylo-alpha-1,6-glucosidase, with translation MAPDILELDGKTFVPAQELPIPEWPCVLGDRPQPTLTIKDNDLFLVTDTLGNIAGCLGDDMNASMGLFCADTRFLSRLELQINGRSPVLLSSTADKGFALSVLCTNPSMDGGERLEGGDKLEPNEQIDGGAIFDFAPLRADTIGINREIVLNGALFEELTVSNYSTSSIRFQLSLSFDADFVDLFVVRGYGRKNKGQLLRAVPKSQAAEPEKQEMTLAYQGLDGSVMESHIEFVHRQPDTLSGYTAVWQLEMEPHETQKLGYRLQMRTNNRPTSRVSAPVTLVQARAAELSEQQEWRQHVTGIRSDKNTFNRAIERAEQDTYLLRQSFGKGKVLSAGVPWFSTLFGRDSIIAASQTLMLDPTIARETLTILAEYQGKTDNEWRDEQPGKILHELRLGEMARCEEIPHTPYYGTVDATPLWLMLYAEHFAWTADRETLELLWPNALAAMDWIDRNSKETGYLIYQRQSKRGLANQGWKDSGDCIVNRKGQMAMGAIALCEVQAYVYAAKIRLAEIARMKKRLDLVDRWQDEARDLKNRFNRDFWMPEEDFCALALDGDGNQVDSITSNPGHCLYLGILTPEKAYSVAERLRAPDMFNGWGIRTLSSLSPAYNPMGYHVGSVWPHDNAMIAMGVRSLGLIDQALELAKALIDMTLQQPYQRPPELFCGYERTEDNTTVKYPVACSPQAWATGSIFQLLQMMVNLVPDAPNNCLRIIDPALPESINRLALQNLRVGQTLLDLEFERSGNTTACRVAKKRGNLRVVIEA, from the coding sequence ATGGCACCGGATATTCTTGAACTGGACGGAAAAACCTTTGTTCCCGCACAAGAGCTGCCCATTCCAGAGTGGCCTTGCGTTCTTGGCGATCGCCCCCAACCGACTCTTACTATTAAAGACAATGACCTGTTTTTAGTCACCGATACCCTGGGCAACATTGCCGGGTGTTTAGGCGATGACATGAATGCCAGCATGGGGCTTTTCTGCGCCGATACGCGGTTCCTTAGTCGCCTGGAACTGCAAATTAACGGACGCTCCCCCGTCTTGCTCAGTAGCACAGCTGACAAAGGATTTGCCCTTTCAGTTCTGTGTACCAATCCCAGCATGGACGGAGGAGAGCGATTAGAGGGAGGGGATAAATTAGAGCCAAATGAGCAAATTGACGGCGGGGCAATTTTTGACTTTGCACCTCTTCGAGCCGACACCATCGGAATTAACCGAGAAATTGTCCTAAATGGAGCGCTGTTTGAAGAATTAACTGTTTCCAACTACAGCACCAGTTCCATTCGCTTTCAACTGAGTCTCAGCTTTGATGCGGATTTTGTGGACTTATTTGTAGTCCGGGGGTACGGTCGAAAAAACAAGGGGCAGCTGTTACGAGCCGTGCCTAAAAGTCAAGCCGCAGAACCCGAAAAGCAAGAAATGACGCTCGCTTATCAAGGGTTGGATGGCTCTGTAATGGAATCGCACATCGAGTTTGTTCATCGCCAGCCAGACACTCTCAGTGGTTATACGGCAGTTTGGCAGCTGGAGATGGAGCCTCACGAAACCCAAAAACTGGGCTATCGGCTGCAAATGCGTACCAATAACCGTCCCACTTCTAGGGTATCTGCCCCAGTCACGCTGGTACAGGCTAGAGCCGCAGAGTTATCGGAGCAGCAAGAGTGGCGTCAACACGTAACCGGGATTCGCTCAGACAAAAACACGTTTAATCGAGCGATCGAGCGAGCCGAGCAGGATACTTATTTACTACGCCAGTCTTTCGGCAAAGGGAAGGTACTCTCGGCTGGGGTGCCTTGGTTTTCGACGTTGTTTGGGCGCGACTCGATTATTGCGGCGTCGCAAACGCTGATGCTCGATCCGACAATTGCCCGCGAAACCCTAACGATCTTGGCTGAATACCAAGGGAAGACGGATAATGAGTGGCGCGATGAGCAGCCAGGGAAGATTTTGCACGAGCTGCGTTTGGGTGAAATGGCGCGTTGTGAAGAAATTCCCCATACGCCTTATTACGGCACCGTAGATGCGACCCCGCTATGGTTAATGCTGTATGCGGAACACTTTGCCTGGACAGCCGATCGGGAAACCCTAGAGCTACTGTGGCCGAATGCCTTGGCGGCAATGGATTGGATTGACCGCAACAGCAAGGAAACGGGTTATCTCATCTACCAACGTCAATCGAAGCGGGGTTTGGCGAATCAGGGGTGGAAAGACTCTGGCGACTGTATTGTGAATCGCAAGGGGCAGATGGCGATGGGCGCGATCGCTCTTTGTGAAGTGCAAGCTTATGTCTATGCTGCCAAAATCCGTCTGGCAGAAATTGCCCGCATGAAGAAGCGCCTTGATTTAGTCGACAGGTGGCAAGATGAGGCGAGAGATTTGAAGAATCGCTTCAATCGGGATTTTTGGATGCCAGAGGAAGATTTCTGCGCCTTGGCTTTGGATGGCGACGGCAATCAGGTTGATAGTATTACTTCTAACCCCGGTCACTGTCTGTATTTGGGCATCTTGACACCAGAAAAAGCTTATAGCGTGGCGGAACGGCTACGGGCACCGGATATGTTCAACGGCTGGGGAATTCGCACCCTCAGTAGTTTGTCACCGGCTTATAATCCGATGGGCTATCATGTCGGTTCTGTGTGGCCTCACGACAATGCCATGATTGCGATGGGGGTGCGATCGCTCGGTCTAATCGATCAAGCGCTGGAACTTGCCAAAGCTTTAATTGATATGACTTTACAGCAACCTTATCAACGACCGCCAGAACTTTTCTGCGGTTACGAACGCACAGAAGATAACACTACGGTCAAATATCCCGTCGCTTGTTCTCCTCAAGCTTGGGCAACCGGCAGTATCTTCCAGTTGCTGCAAATGATGGTAAATTTAGTCCCCGATGCTCCCAATAACTGCTTGCGGATTATCGATCCTGCTTTGCCGGAGTCGATTAATCGTCTAGCGCTACAGAACTTGAGAGTGGGGCAGACTTTGCTGGATTTGGAATTTGAGCGTTCCGGCAATACCACTGCCTGTCGGGTTGCCAAAAAACGCGGTAATTTGCGGGTTGTGATTGAAGCTTGA
- a CDS encoding DUF2973 domain-containing protein, which translates to MLHLLYLIAFTVLAFLAIGNMLRNLLTISSMDSQRRYPPGMQSQFRDSRSPYGSIPHPELLDDAGNPINEPLLVMRSMTVEDAREQLDALYKSSPGINGDTEEA; encoded by the coding sequence ATGTTACACCTGCTTTATTTAATTGCCTTTACTGTTCTGGCGTTTCTTGCTATAGGGAATATGCTCCGCAACTTGTTAACCATCAGTAGTATGGATTCTCAACGGCGCTACCCACCAGGGATGCAGTCCCAATTTAGAGATTCTCGCTCTCCTTATGGGTCAATCCCACACCCGGAACTATTAGATGATGCCGGGAACCCGATTAATGAACCGCTTCTCGTGATGCGTTCCATGACCGTAGAAGACGCCCGCGAACAATTGGACGCCCTCTATAAATCTTCTCCCGGTATCAATGGGGACACTGAGGAAGCATGA
- a CDS encoding DUF2605 domain-containing protein: MAASNLPENELLKTVLQPLLEDFQYWFARSRALLETEEITFLSAQQQSDLLDRVKLAHAEVSTAQMLFQATDAQVGIETSVLMPWHQLVTECWQVSMRFHAEQSTSTNK, encoded by the coding sequence ATGGCTGCTTCCAACTTGCCTGAAAATGAATTGCTGAAAACGGTATTACAACCGCTCTTAGAAGATTTTCAGTATTGGTTTGCGCGATCGCGCGCTCTCTTAGAAACTGAAGAAATTACTTTTTTAAGTGCCCAACAGCAATCCGACTTACTGGATCGAGTCAAGCTTGCTCACGCGGAAGTCAGCACCGCTCAGATGCTCTTTCAAGCGACTGATGCTCAAGTTGGCATTGAAACGTCAGTTCTGATGCCGTGGCACCAGTTGGTTACTGAGTGTTGGCAGGTGTCGATGCGCTTCCACGCTGAGCAATCCACTTCCACGAACAAGTAA
- the thrS gene encoding threonine--tRNA ligase, with product MSVSESPASQEQPEKMYLPRTSESESLKKIRHTASHVMAMAVQKLFPKAQVTIGPWIENGFYYDFDNPEPFTEKDLKSIQKEMVKIINRKLPVIREEVSREEAEGRIKTINEPYKLEILEDIEEPITIYHLGDQWWDLCAGPHLENTSELNPKAIELESVAGAYWRGDETKAQLQRIYATAWETPEQLAEYKRRKEEALRRDHRKLGKELGLFIFSDPVGPGLPLWTPKGTVLRSVLEDFLKQEQLKRGYQQVVTPHIARVDLFKTSGHWQKYKEDMFPLMAEDEQAAAIEQGFVLKPMNCPFHIQIYKSELRSYRELPMRLAEFGTVYRYEQSGELGGLTRVRGFTVDDSHLFVTPEQLDSEFLKVVDLILSVFKSLQLKNFKARLSFRDPASDKYIGSDEAWEKSQGAIRRAVETLGMNYFEGIGEAAFYGPKLDFIFSDALDREWQLGTVQVDYNLPERFDLEYVAEDGSRKRPVMIHRAPFGSLERLIGILIEEYAGDFPLWLAPVQARLLTVSDAQLPFAQEVAQKMRSLGIRVEVDTSGDRMGKMIRNAEKDKIPVMAVVGAKELESNSLSIRTRAAGDVGVIPVEEVLEKMKNAIANFDNF from the coding sequence ATGAGCGTCTCAGAATCTCCAGCGTCTCAAGAACAGCCAGAAAAAATGTATTTGCCCCGTACCAGCGAATCTGAATCGTTGAAGAAAATCCGTCACACCGCTTCCCACGTTATGGCAATGGCGGTGCAAAAGCTGTTTCCCAAAGCGCAGGTGACTATCGGCCCTTGGATTGAGAACGGCTTTTACTATGACTTTGATAATCCAGAGCCATTTACCGAAAAAGATTTGAAGTCCATCCAGAAAGAGATGGTCAAAATCATCAATCGGAAATTGCCGGTGATTCGGGAAGAAGTCAGTCGCGAGGAAGCTGAAGGTCGGATCAAGACAATTAATGAGCCTTACAAGCTAGAAATATTAGAAGACATTGAGGAACCAATTACCATCTACCACTTGGGGGATCAATGGTGGGATTTGTGTGCTGGCCCTCATTTGGAAAATACCAGTGAGTTAAATCCGAAGGCAATCGAACTCGAAAGTGTTGCCGGTGCTTATTGGCGGGGGGATGAAACGAAAGCTCAACTCCAGCGCATTTATGCCACCGCTTGGGAAACGCCAGAACAGCTGGCTGAATATAAGCGCCGCAAGGAAGAAGCGCTACGCCGAGATCACCGCAAACTCGGCAAAGAACTGGGACTCTTTATTTTCTCAGATCCGGTGGGGCCGGGATTACCTCTGTGGACGCCGAAAGGAACGGTGTTGCGAAGTGTTCTGGAAGACTTCCTGAAGCAGGAACAGCTGAAACGCGGATACCAGCAGGTGGTGACGCCTCACATTGCCAGAGTCGATTTATTCAAAACTTCCGGACATTGGCAGAAATACAAAGAGGATATGTTCCCGCTGATGGCGGAAGATGAGCAGGCGGCGGCGATAGAACAGGGATTCGTCCTGAAGCCGATGAATTGCCCCTTCCACATCCAAATCTATAAGAGCGAGTTGCGTTCCTATCGGGAACTGCCGATGCGTCTGGCGGAATTTGGCACCGTCTACCGTTACGAGCAATCTGGGGAACTGGGCGGCTTAACGCGGGTGCGCGGTTTCACGGTGGATGATTCTCACTTATTTGTGACGCCAGAACAGCTAGACAGCGAATTCCTGAAAGTGGTGGATTTGATTCTGTCGGTGTTCAAGAGTCTGCAACTGAAAAACTTCAAAGCGCGACTCAGTTTTCGCGATCCGGCTTCAGATAAGTACATCGGTTCCGATGAAGCTTGGGAGAAGTCTCAAGGAGCGATTCGCCGCGCCGTGGAAACCTTGGGCATGAACTACTTTGAAGGCATTGGCGAAGCCGCATTTTATGGCCCGAAACTGGATTTTATCTTCAGCGATGCCTTAGACCGCGAGTGGCAGTTGGGGACTGTCCAAGTGGATTACAACCTGCCAGAACGGTTTGATTTGGAATATGTGGCGGAGGATGGTTCCCGGAAGCGTCCGGTGATGATTCACCGCGCTCCCTTTGGCTCCTTGGAACGGCTGATCGGGATCTTGATTGAAGAGTATGCGGGGGATTTCCCGCTGTGGTTAGCGCCAGTCCAAGCGCGATTGCTGACGGTGAGCGATGCCCAGTTGCCTTTCGCTCAGGAAGTGGCACAGAAGATGCGATCGCTCGGTATTCGCGTGGAAGTCGATACCAGCGGCGATCGCATGGGCAAAATGATTCGCAATGCCGAAAAGGACAAGATCCCTGTCATGGCGGTGGTAGGGGCGAAAGAGCTGGAATCAAATAGCCTGAGTATTCGCACCCGCGCGGCTGGCGATGTGGGGGTCATTCCTGTAGAAGAAGTGTTGGAGAAGATGAAAAACGCGATCGCTAACTTCGACAATTTTTAA
- a CDS encoding Yip1 family protein, with protein sequence MNLIKRIPNILLHPKSEWRAIAKETTSSARLYNTYIAPLAAIAPIAAAVGWAVIGINTSSIVTSRLPLVPAILYAGVSFLLTLLSVFFLSLIINAFAPQFSAEKNQLQALKVAAYANTPAWLAGILRIIPSFTIFAFLAGLYSVYLLYLGLPIVMKCPKNKATAYTAVTLAGAVVLYVFVIGISNLFVRFPKPAL encoded by the coding sequence ATGAACTTAATTAAGCGCATTCCAAATATCCTGTTGCACCCCAAAAGTGAGTGGCGAGCGATCGCAAAAGAAACAACCTCTAGCGCTAGATTGTATAACACCTATATTGCTCCTCTGGCAGCGATCGCTCCAATCGCCGCAGCTGTTGGTTGGGCAGTTATCGGCATCAATACTTCTAGTATCGTTACGTCTCGGTTGCCCTTAGTGCCAGCTATTTTATATGCAGGTGTTAGCTTTTTATTAACACTATTAAGCGTATTTTTCTTGTCGTTGATTATTAATGCTTTCGCTCCTCAATTTTCAGCCGAGAAAAATCAGCTACAAGCTCTTAAAGTTGCTGCTTATGCCAACACACCTGCCTGGTTAGCCGGTATCCTCCGTATCATCCCAAGTTTCACGATTTTCGCATTTCTTGCTGGGTTGTATAGCGTATATCTGCTATATCTGGGATTGCCGATTGTGATGAAATGCCCGAAAAATAAAGCAACTGCCTACACTGCGGTAACGCTTGCGGGTGCGGTTGTACTGTATGTATTTGTTATCGGGATTAGCAATCTATTTGTTAGATTTCCCAAACCAGCACTCTAA
- a CDS encoding CBS domain-containing protein: MPTKGLLSLESVIDRRPLTVSADTPLMDAIAMMGKAKSSCVLPSLKIPPEAVLMSEARASAVFVVEGLQLIGVFTHTDAIQVIASGINLAEVKIASVMTQPSIALTESDTENIFTALSILRQHQIRHLPVIDAQRQVVGTITLESIRQALPLDELIKSQPLTEVMTAPVIQAPATASALSLAQLMAEHQVNCVVLTEESSESSSIENSKLQPDPLSEAKVQHSKLPTHRYTNKTQNVRPTATLTTLLKPVGIVTERDIIDLQALSLDLSQIQAFRVMRASVLSLSPSDSVLVALWEMQQHQVQRVVVSENPRELLGIVTQTSFLQTLDLTQISTAVEQLQQSIEQFEAESSLPPPNETLEPQGQESPAELLEQLERNRLLTTIALRIHQSLNLDEILNTAVAEVRQFLQTDRVIIYRFNPDMSGTVVVESVAEGWQPALSSTIHDNCFGKNYAQAYKKGRIQVTADIYTTGLTQCHIDILALYDIRASLVVPILQGEHLWGLLCAYHCSGPRRWREFEIDLLKQLSTQVAIAIQQSELYQQVQAELAERKRAEEQLKASLKEKEVLLKEIHHRVKNNLQIISSLLKLQSAYTKEEQVLGMFKDSQNRIRSMALIHEKLYQSKDLSRIDFAEYIRDLAGNLLRSYKASSQAITLKTNVNDINLNIDTAIPCGLIINELMSNSLKHAFPTPSIDKEICINIYSNGNHQFILNVSDNGIGFPKDLDFRNTESLGLELVCTLTEQLDGTIELDSRRGTSFFITFSEIGNIRKT, encoded by the coding sequence ATGCCAACAAAGGGATTGCTTAGCTTAGAATCTGTCATCGATCGTCGTCCTCTGACTGTATCGGCTGACACCCCACTGATGGACGCGATCGCCATGATGGGCAAAGCGAAAAGCAGTTGCGTACTTCCTAGTTTGAAGATACCCCCAGAAGCAGTGCTAATGAGCGAGGCACGAGCTAGCGCTGTCTTTGTAGTAGAAGGGTTGCAGTTAATCGGAGTGTTTACCCACACAGATGCTATCCAGGTAATCGCCTCAGGAATCAATTTAGCAGAAGTCAAGATTGCCTCGGTGATGACGCAGCCGAGCATCGCTCTGACTGAATCTGACACAGAGAATATTTTCACAGCATTGTCAATCCTGCGCCAGCATCAAATTCGCCACCTACCTGTTATAGACGCGCAAAGGCAAGTGGTGGGCACTATCACCCTCGAAAGTATTCGCCAAGCACTGCCCCTCGATGAGCTAATCAAATCGCAGCCTTTGACAGAAGTGATGACTGCCCCAGTTATTCAAGCACCGGCGACGGCTTCGGCGCTGAGCTTAGCTCAATTAATGGCAGAACACCAGGTCAATTGTGTTGTGCTTACAGAAGAAAGTTCCGAGTCGAGTTCTATTGAAAACTCAAAACTTCAACCCGATCCCTTGAGCGAAGCAAAGGTTCAACACTCAAAACTTCCTACGCATCGCTACACTAACAAAACTCAAAACGTGCGACCTACCGCTACGCTAACAACCCTCCTGAAGCCAGTAGGGATTGTCACCGAACGGGACATCATCGATCTTCAGGCTCTCAGCCTGGATTTATCGCAGATACAGGCGTTTAGGGTAATGAGGGCATCCGTGTTGTCTTTAAGCCCCTCAGATTCAGTGTTAGTTGCCCTTTGGGAAATGCAGCAGCACCAGGTGCAGCGAGTTGTGGTGTCGGAGAATCCCAGGGAGCTGTTAGGTATTGTTACCCAAACCAGTTTTTTGCAAACGCTCGATCTCACACAAATATCTACAGCAGTAGAGCAATTGCAGCAATCGATCGAGCAGTTTGAAGCCGAATCCTCTCTCCCCCCGCCCAATGAAACCCTAGAACCTCAAGGACAGGAAAGCCCAGCGGAACTCTTGGAACAGCTTGAGCGCAATCGCCTGTTAACCACAATTGCCCTTCGCATTCATCAATCACTCAATTTGGACGAAATTCTGAACACCGCCGTCGCTGAAGTGCGGCAATTTCTCCAAACTGACCGCGTGATTATCTACCGTTTTAATCCAGATATGAGTGGCACTGTCGTTGTCGAATCGGTTGCTGAGGGCTGGCAACCTGCTCTAAGTAGCACAATTCACGACAATTGCTTTGGGAAGAATTATGCCCAAGCCTACAAAAAAGGGCGTATTCAAGTCACAGCAGATATTTATACCACCGGGTTAACCCAATGTCACATCGATATCCTGGCTTTGTATGATATCCGAGCGAGTCTCGTGGTTCCGATTCTGCAAGGAGAACATTTGTGGGGTCTGCTGTGCGCCTATCACTGTTCGGGACCCAGGCGGTGGCGGGAGTTTGAGATTGATTTGCTCAAACAATTGTCAACGCAAGTAGCGATCGCAATTCAGCAGTCTGAACTTTATCAGCAGGTACAAGCTGAACTCGCCGAACGCAAACGAGCAGAAGAGCAACTCAAGGCTTCGCTTAAAGAAAAAGAGGTGCTGCTGAAGGAAATTCACCACCGCGTCAAAAACAATTTACAGATTATTTCTAGTCTGTTAAAGCTGCAATCTGCCTATACCAAAGAGGAACAGGTTTTGGGAATGTTCAAGGACAGTCAGAATCGCATTCGCTCGATGGCTCTGATTCACGAAAAATTGTATCAGTCCAAAGACCTATCTAGGATAGACTTTGCTGAGTATATTCGCGACCTGGCAGGAAATTTACTTCGTTCCTACAAAGCAAGCTCTCAGGCAATTACGCTGAAAACAAACGTTAATGACATTAACCTAAACATTGATACAGCGATTCCTTGTGGTCTAATTATCAATGAATTAATGTCCAATTCCTTAAAACACGCTTTTCCAACGCCCAGTATCGATAAGGAAATTTGTATTAATATTTACTCAAATGGCAATCATCAATTTATTTTGAACGTCAGTGACAACGGAATCGGTTTCCCGAAAGACTTGGACTTCCGGAATACTGAATCCTTGGGGTTGGAGTTAGTCTGCACCCTCACTGAACAATTAGACGGGACTATCGAACTTGATAGTCGTAGAGGGACAAGCTTTTTTATCACATTTTCAGAAATCGGCAACATTAGGAAGACATAA
- a CDS encoding ATP-binding protein: MAKEKILVVEDERIVAKDIVKSLQRLGYNVVASVASGEEAIQKVLEIQPDLVLMDIMLKGQLDGIETTEKIHKNFDIPVIYLTAYADKKTLERAKITDPFGYIIKPFDERDLHTTIEIALRRHLAEAATRVALEKEKQLSELKSRFWFMVAHEFRNPLTAILSSAELLESYSHELTELRKREYFYLIQTSVHSLNNLLNEVLEFGKADEGKLECKPKPLDLVCFCRDLVDHMQFSSGSKHRIIFTNQGDCTDACLDEKLLRHIFSNLLGNAIKYSPEGSNIYFELLCENGEAVFQVKDNGIGIPPGDRELLFDSFHRATNVSSIPGHGLGLTIVKKCLDLQSGEIAVNSEVGVGTTFTVMLPLNICVMPEKNVPS; the protein is encoded by the coding sequence ATGGCAAAGGAAAAAATTTTAGTAGTTGAAGATGAAAGAATTGTTGCCAAGGATATCGTAAAGAGCTTGCAACGCTTAGGATATAACGTTGTCGCTTCTGTTGCTTCGGGAGAGGAAGCGATTCAAAAAGTATTGGAAATTCAGCCCGATTTAGTGTTAATGGATATTATGTTGAAAGGACAATTGGATGGAATAGAAACCACTGAAAAAATTCATAAAAACTTCGATATTCCAGTAATTTATTTAACTGCTTATGCCGATAAAAAAACCCTGGAAAGAGCCAAAATCACAGATCCATTTGGCTATATAATTAAACCGTTTGATGAAAGAGATTTACATACTACGATTGAAATCGCACTTCGCAGACATTTAGCCGAAGCAGCAACTCGCGTAGCTCTTGAAAAAGAAAAACAATTAAGCGAACTTAAATCTCGCTTTTGGTTCATGGTTGCCCACGAATTCCGTAACCCGCTGACCGCAATTTTATCTTCTGCTGAACTACTGGAATCTTATAGCCACGAATTAACAGAACTTAGAAAACGTGAGTATTTCTATCTTATTCAAACCTCGGTTCATTCGCTGAACAATTTGTTAAACGAAGTTTTAGAGTTTGGAAAAGCAGACGAAGGAAAACTAGAATGCAAGCCAAAACCCTTGGATTTAGTATGCTTTTGCCGGGATTTGGTAGACCATATGCAATTCAGCTCTGGTTCAAAACATAGAATTATTTTCACCAATCAAGGTGACTGTACTGATGCTTGTTTGGATGAAAAACTGCTGCGGCATATATTTAGTAATTTGTTAGGGAATGCTATCAAATATTCACCCGAAGGCAGCAATATCTACTTTGAACTTTTGTGTGAGAATGGAGAGGCAGTTTTTCAGGTAAAAGACAACGGAATTGGCATTCCTCCAGGCGACCGAGAACTATTGTTTGACTCATTTCATCGAGCGACAAATGTGAGTAGTATTCCCGGTCATGGACTAGGACTAACGATTGTCAAAAAATGTTTAGACTTACAGAGTGGAGAGATTGCTGTAAATAGTGAAGTTGGAGTGGGGACTACTTTTACAGTCATGCTGCCATTGAACATCTGCGTAATGCCGGAAAAAAACGTTCCTTCATAG
- the thrB gene encoding homoserine kinase encodes MHPVSTVTVSVPATTANLGPGFDCIGAALTLYNQFKFTRLEADAVTRLSITVEGTEAARVNTGADNLVYQSFVKLYEHIGKTPPAVQIEIELGVPLARGLGSSATAIVGGLVGANCLAGAPLDENEVRRIAIALEGHPDNVVPALLGGCRLAATGLSDEPHRHGESKEEWAICEIPWHSEIVPVVAIPDFELSTEEARRVLPTQYSRADAIFNTAHLGLLLRGLETGRGDWLRVAMQDRIHQPYRTALIRGYDAVRSAAMASGAFGMVISGAGPTLLALAEAALAPTVVEAMAAAWKDEGIMAQVRSLSIDTHGAKTSNIS; translated from the coding sequence ATGCATCCTGTTTCTACCGTTACCGTCAGCGTTCCAGCCACAACTGCTAACTTGGGGCCGGGTTTTGATTGCATAGGCGCAGCTTTAACGCTGTACAACCAGTTCAAGTTCACCCGCCTGGAAGCGGATGCTGTAACACGACTCAGCATTACGGTCGAGGGAACAGAAGCCGCACGAGTCAACACGGGTGCTGATAATCTGGTTTATCAGTCATTTGTGAAATTGTACGAGCATATCGGGAAAACGCCACCGGCTGTGCAGATTGAGATCGAGCTGGGTGTGCCCCTGGCAAGAGGACTGGGGAGTTCGGCGACGGCAATTGTGGGAGGTTTGGTGGGTGCGAACTGTCTGGCTGGGGCACCTCTAGATGAAAATGAGGTGAGAAGAATTGCGATCGCTCTGGAAGGACATCCTGATAATGTGGTTCCAGCACTGTTGGGGGGGTGTCGTCTAGCAGCGACGGGTTTGAGTGACGAACCGCACAGACACGGAGAAAGCAAAGAAGAATGGGCAATTTGTGAGATTCCTTGGCATTCTGAGATTGTGCCAGTAGTCGCGATTCCGGATTTTGAACTTTCAACTGAAGAAGCGCGGCGAGTTTTACCAACTCAGTACAGTCGTGCTGATGCAATTTTTAATACAGCTCATCTGGGTTTATTGTTGCGAGGGTTGGAAACCGGCAGGGGTGATTGGTTGCGAGTTGCGATGCAAGACCGAATCCATCAGCCTTATCGGACAGCGTTGATTCGAGGATATGATGCTGTACGCTCGGCAGCAATGGCTTCTGGTGCTTTTGGGATGGTAATTAGTGGTGCGGGACCAACTTTATTAGCTTTAGCAGAGGCGGCGTTGGCACCGACAGTTGTGGAGGCAATGGCGGCGGCTTGGAAGGATGAGGGAATTATGGCACAAGTGCGATCGCTCTCGATTGACACCCACGGGGCGAAAACCTCTAATATTTCCTAA
- a CDS encoding M48 family metalloprotease, with the protein MSGTATSSDRNPPPNNRQLLILLGLFIGFIVGVIWLLGLFINSLVWVIPPSVERQLGAVIVPAYERLAKPSPAQDTLNQLLDRLETKLPSEQRQERDYRVLYVPDNTVNALALPGDRIIIYAGLLKQTESENELMMVLGHELGHFAHRDHLRALVRQLLLPIAIATVFGDAAGLSSAAATGVQAVSSSRFSQSQESEADEFGLTLLQQTYGHVAGATDFFARMSRKRGADFDFLTSHPAPGRRVKELQRLIEQRNYPVQKRLPLPKTLANLEK; encoded by the coding sequence GTGTCTGGAACTGCAACATCGAGCGATCGCAACCCACCTCCCAATAACCGTCAGTTACTGATTCTCTTAGGGCTATTTATTGGATTTATCGTCGGCGTTATTTGGCTGCTGGGGTTGTTTATTAATAGCTTAGTGTGGGTAATTCCTCCCAGCGTGGAGCGACAGTTGGGTGCCGTCATTGTCCCGGCTTATGAGCGCTTGGCGAAGCCCTCACCGGCTCAAGATACGCTAAATCAGCTGCTCGATAGGCTGGAGACAAAGTTGCCTTCCGAGCAACGCCAAGAGCGAGATTATCGGGTGCTATATGTTCCCGATAATACGGTGAATGCGCTGGCGCTACCGGGCGATCGCATTATCATCTACGCCGGTTTGCTGAAACAGACGGAATCGGAAAATGAGCTGATGATGGTGTTGGGGCATGAATTGGGGCATTTCGCCCACCGAGATCATTTACGGGCGTTGGTGCGACAACTACTGTTACCCATTGCGATCGCTACTGTCTTTGGGGATGCTGCTGGGTTATCATCGGCAGCGGCGACGGGTGTTCAAGCTGTTAGCAGTTCCCGATTCTCTCAATCTCAGGAATCTGAGGCGGATGAGTTTGGCTTAACATTGTTGCAACAAACTTACGGTCATGTTGCGGGTGCAACCGACTTTTTTGCTCGAATGAGTCGCAAAAGGGGTGCAGACTTTGATTTCTTGACCTCCCATCCTGCCCCTGGTAGGCGCGTTAAAGAATTGCAGCGCTTAATTGAGCAGCGGAATTATCCTGTACAAAAGCGATTGCCTTTACCGAAAACACTGGCGAACCTGGAAAAATAG